GGCCACAGTCCTCTCTTGTGAACTCTTCTTTAGGTATCGCCCCCATATAAGTGCTTAACATAATTGgggtttaatattattactgattataacataatataataatatctcCTTTAATCCTTCATTCaaaaattgtaattttaaaaagcaAAAACTTAGGTATCCACAATTTTAAAGCGTGAAATCTTTAGATTTTTTGTTAGAAACGtctatatattattaattgtattaaaaatttttctggttataaatttttctaatttataaatcttctaatatataatagaatataagaaaattatttaaaataaagttttattttgttctGATATATGACCAATCATCGTCCAgttcaaaaatttcttcttctttcgTCTTTGTAACAATCTTTCTTTTGCAAATTTTCATGtacacaataaaaaatacaataataCCCAACATAACCAAAAATCCCGAAATCTTAACAAAGTGATTTTCGATAAACGAAATATTTGCCTGTTGAGTTTTATTATAGCTACTATTTGGTGTGATAGTACTTAAGTTTCTATCAATAACAGTATCATTTATAGTATTGGTCAAAACACTAGTATTAAAAGTctcatttaattttgttgtaCCAAAATTAATGCTTGACTCtgtagtaaaaaaaatttttttgaaagtaGTCGTTTTTATATCATTAGACACTGaagaaatattagaaatgtCTTCTACAGTATTTGTAATagaataataatttaaagtCGACGTCTGTGTATtgtttctaaaaataattgtattATTATTGTCAAATGATGTATTATATATCGGATTAACAATAAAAGTACTTGTATTGGCATCATTAATAACAGAATTAGTTTCTAAAGTAGTAAATGGGCCAGTGttatcataatttttagtaGATGTTGAAGTTTCCAATTCATTACTTAAATAAGTaccattaaaaaaactttgtATAGTAGTATTTGAAACATCATTTGACAACATGTTGTTAAATTGAGtagtatttttatcataattaACAGTGGTATAGACGTTAATTTCATATTCAGTAGTatcattattattattaacaGAAGCAATATTcgatttattattaaaatcagTAATATTGAAAGCATCACAAAGGTCCATAAAAGtagttttatttgtaaatttaaaatgcttaaaatcataattaCTATCAATGCAATCAGATTTGCttatatgatttttattttcctcTGCAAAATCAACAATCCTTTGTTTGAACTCTTCGTTTAAACATCTATTATAATAAGATAAAAAC
The genomic region above belongs to Vairimorpha necatrix chromosome 3, complete sequence and contains:
- a CDS encoding putative SP-containing membrane protein translates to MNSPVYYFNLLVFFIVKIKTSIHDTAVIREILNYDTNECYLKINSKTGKNYSLTIIKEFGIFVWEALTRNVFFVSKLKKYYSLSKFNERNEIYKKYYLKKLIYYLNGSSEDYIIYNKISESENDFLDIVVRKTSEIFYSFRLCHKDKLDNSDSLLQIMREIIDKGICIETNSIDNRLYIYEKWCIGFLSYYNRCLNEEFKQRIVDFAEENKNHISKSDCIDSNYDFKHFKFTNKTTFMDLCDAFNITDFNNKSNIASVNNNNDTTEYEINVYTTVNYDKNTTQFNNMLSNDVSNTTIQSFFNGTYLSNELETSTSTKNYDNTGPFTTLETNSVINDANTSTFIVNPIYNTSFDNNNTIIFRNNTQTSTLNYYSITNTVEDISNISSVSNDIKTTTFKKIFFTTESSINFGTTKLNETFNTSVLTNTINDTVIDRNLSTITPNSSYNKTQQANISFIENHFVKISGFLVMLGIIVFFIVYMKICKRKIVTKTKEEEIFELDDDWSYIRTK